ATACCGTACGCGCTTTGCTTAAGAAAACTGGAGCTATCCAATGAGTACGGATATTTCCGAGCTCCAGGAGCTTTTGCTGTTCCTCTGCCGTTCATTGGTACTTGACACAGAGGCCGTGCAAGTAAAAATTGACGAACAAGGTAACACGGTTGCCATGAAAGTAACCTGTTCACCTGACGATATGGGCCGTTTGATTGGCCGCGGTGGCCGGAGAGCTCAAGCAATACGGGTTCTGATGAAAGCTAAAGCTTCTCAGGTCGATCGTCGTGTGGTAATTGATTTTGTCGACTGAGGTGAAAATGGACTCGCGTGGAAATGAAGCTTTACTGAAGGAAAAATCCAGCAAGGCTCGTGTTTTGCGCGAGTTTTTGCTTACGGCACAGTTGACTGCTCCGCACGGCATTTACGGCGATATGAAGTATCGCATCCTTGGTGACGGCAATTTATCGGCCGACGGCGATGCCATACTCTATCTTTTAGATCGCGAC
This is a stretch of genomic DNA from Mageeibacillus indolicus UPII9-5. It encodes these proteins:
- a CDS encoding KH domain-containing protein is translated as MSTDISELQELLLFLCRSLVLDTEAVQVKIDEQGNTVAMKVTCSPDDMGRLIGRGGRRAQAIRVLMKAKASQVDRRVVIDFVD